In Nitrospira sp. MA-1, the DNA window CTCGATTTTGAGTCCAGTTGGTCTAAATGGTCCATCAGTCCGTGGGTCTTTCGTTCCATTGATTCACAAAAAAATAGGGTGTTACGATGCCGGCCTCGGTAGAAGGCTTTGAATTGTAAACTATTTTTAGGGGAGTCCCCAGATGTCTGGCTCAGACCTTCTCCTTGAGTATCTGACTAAATACCTTCCTATCCTTATCTTCGTCGGCCTTGCTATGGGGTTTGGCCTGGTCACTCTTGTTCTTTCCCATCTGGTTCAACCTAAATATCCCGAACCGGAAAAACTTTCGACTTACGAATGTGGATCTGAACCATTTTCAGATTCACGAATGCCATTTCCGATTCGGTATTATGTTATTGCAATGCTGTTTGTGATTTTTGATATCGAGGTGATCTTCCTTTATCCTTGGGCCATTACGTTCAATCAGTTGGGCGTGATCGGTTTTATCGAAATGATGATATTCATTGGATTATTTGTCGTTGCGTATGTGTACGCTTGGCGCAAAGGGGCCTTGGAATGGGATTAATTCAAATTGGAAAGCCGCCAAAGGACGGGGAATTGGGAGTCATGACCCTTTCCCTGGAAAAAGTGGTGAACTGGGCGCGGAAAGGTTCTCTCTGGCCTATGACGTTCGGCCTCGCCTGCTGCGCCATTGAGATGATCGCGGCGGTGTCATCCCGTTATGATATTGACCGGTATGGTGCAGGAGTGTTCCGCGCCTCTCCCCGTCAATCTGATTTGATGATTGTGGCCGGAACCGTCTGTCGCAGGATGGCGCCGGTTATTCGCAAAATTTACGACCAGATGCCTGAGCCAAAATACGTGATATCTATGGGATCATGTGCCACATCCGGCAATATCTATGATAGTTATAGCGTGGTTCAAGGAGTCGACCGGTTCGTTCCCGTTGATATTTATGTGCCTGGTTGTCCTCCAACCCCGGAAGCATTGTTTGATGGGATTTTGAAATTGCAGGATCGAATCATGCAGAAACGGGTGTTCACCAAACAACCCGAACAGGTCAAAGTCTAAGGAAACCCACGAAACATTCATGCATCCGATCGCAGAAAAAATCCAAAGCCGATTTCCTGAAGGGTTTGTGGGGGCCAATGAATGGCGGGGAGACCTGACGGTTACCGTGAGGCGGGAAGCTTTGCATGAGGTCTGTTCATATATTCGAAAAGATCCTGACCTGGACTACGATTACATGGTACATGTTAGTTCAGTGGATTGGCCTGATGACGAAGAACGATTTGAAGTGGTCTATGAAGTGTACTCAATCCGGAAACGCCACCGTATCCGAATCAAAACCCGGGTTCCCGAACACGACTGTCTGGTTGATTCCATGACGGATCTTTGGATGGGAGCGGATTTCATGGAACGGGAAGTGTTTGACATGATGGGCATCCGGTTTAATCATCATCCTGACCTTCGCCGCATTTTGATGCCTGATGATTACACAGAAGGATATCCGCTTCGAAAAGATTTCCCCGTTCAGGGGAAAGGTTGGCGTGATACCTTTGATTTTTTAAACGACCCGACTTAGTTATCTGGTCCCTTGCCGGGAAAAGGCCAAAAGGTTTAGGTAGATATCATGAAGCTGGAAGATCAACGTACGACCGTCTACAAAGTCGATCCGAATAACCCGGAAACGGAGTCTTTGCCGACGCTTCGGACGGAAGAACTGCTATTAAACATGGGGCCACAACACCCGAGTACACACGGGGTATTAAAGGTCATTTTAGAGCTGGAGGGTGAGCGGATAGTAAAATCCACCCCGGTATTAGGCTTTCTTCATCGAGGAGTCGAAAAACTGGCTGAAGATGGGACATATCACCAGTTTATCCCTCATACGGATCGGCTGGATTATGTCTGCGCGATGTATAACAACTTCGCCTACTGTCGGGCAGTGGAAAAACTCATGGATATTACTGTTCCCGATCGAGCAGAGTATCTCCGGACTCTCGTGGCTGAAGTGCAGCGTATTATCGGCCATCTGTTCTGGTTGGGCACTCAGGCGCTGGATATCGGGGCGATGACCGTGTTCTTTTATACCTTTCGTGACCGGGAGATTCTGTTGGATTGGTTTGACGAATTATGTGGTGCCAGACTGACCACCAGTTGGTATCGCATTGGTGGCGTCGAACGGGACTTCACCCCTTCGTTGATAGACAAAGTCCAAAAGTTCCTGGACTACTTTCCTCCCAAGATTGAAGAATATGTAGTGTTTTTGGAAAAAAACCGCATCTGGTTAGCCCGGACACGCGGTGTGGCGGTAATCTCCGCAGAAGATGCCCTGAGTTTTGGATTGAGCGGTCCGACCTTGCGAGGATCCGGGGTTGATTATGATCTGCGGAAATATGAACCCTATAGTGCCTATCCTAAATGTGAATTTAGCGTGCCTGTGGGAAAAAATGGAGACACCTATGATCGGTACTGGATTCGGATTGAGGAAATGCGTGAAAGCGTCAAAATTGTTCAACAATGTTTGAATCAAATGAAACCGGGCCCGATCATGGCGGATGTGCCGAGTGTGACCTTGCCTCCTAAGGATAGGGTGTTCACAAATCTTGAGTCCATGATCCAGCAATTCAAGCTTTTTTCGCAGGGATTTGATGCGCCGGCCGGGGAAATCTATTGCGGAACGGAAGCCCATAAAGGCGAACTGGGATTTTATATCGTGAGTACGGGTGGAGGTCGGCCTTACCGTCTGAAAATTCGTGCTCCCTCCTTTATTCATATGGGCGCCTTCGATTATATGGCCAAAGGCTATATGATTGCCGATGCGGTCACGATTTTTGGCACGTACGATATTGTTATGGGGGAGTGTGATCGGTAGTGTTGTCTGCTGTACCATGCTTTGAAGCTATGTTGTTGGTTTTTTCTAGAAAAGGACATCAATGGGATTAAAGCCTGTCACCACGCCTGACGTCGAGGCGGCGACGATTGAACTCACCTTGGATGGCGAAGTCGTCCAGGCCAAGGAAGGAGTCTCCCTCTATGACGTCATTTCCAGCACGGGTAAAATTGTGCCCGCGATGTGTTACCACTATACTTTCGACCCCTTCGGATCCTGTGGAATGTGCCTTGTTCTTCAGGAGGGAAAGAAAGCACCTGTCCGGTCATGCACTGCGAAGGCCGCGGCCGGGATGGTCATCCAGACCGAAGGAGAAGATCTGTTTCTCGCCAGGAAAAAAGCGGTGGAGAAACATCTTTCCGTCCATCCGCTGGATTGTCCGGTGTGCGATGCCGATGGTCATTGCGAACTGCAGGACATGGCCTTTCAACATGGCGTAACCAACTTAGCCAACGCGAAGCAAAAAAATATTCCAGAAGATACACGCAGCCTGGTTCTTGATTTTAACATGAACCGCTGCATCGCCTGTGGAGAATGCATCAATATTTGCAAGGACGTACTACGAATTGATGCTTTGCAATTTATGAAAAAGGGCGGTTTTACTCAGGTGGTGGCGAAGGGTGATCAAGCCTTGGACTGTGAATTCTGCGGTGATTGCCTGGCGGTGTGTCCAGTTGGGGCCATCACCAATAAATTCTCAAAATATGCCTATAAACCCTGGCAGCTCAAAAAAACGACCACGACGTGCAATTATTGCGGCGACGGTTGCCAAATTTATGTGGAAACCAAAGATACGGAAGTTGTTCGGGTGACTTCCCCTCTTTCCTGGAAGAACAAATGGGGAGATCGGACAGATACGATAAATGGGCACGACGGAATCTGTGTGCGTGGCCGCTTTGGGTTTCAATTCATCGATAGTGCCACTCGCCTCAAAACCCCGTTGGTTCGTACCGAATCCGGATTGCAGCCATCCCCCTGGCTTGATGCCTTGGATATGGCCTCAGGGCGCTTAGCCCATGTCAAAGCGCAATATGGGGCGCAGGCAATTGCCGGGCTCATTACAGCCCGGTGTACCAACGAAGATCTGTATGTATTTCAAAAATTTATGCGATCGGTTATTGGCACGAATCATTTGGACAGCAGTGCCAGATATGGGCATCTGAATTTTGTCAGGGCCATAAAACATGCTTTGGGCCTTCATCGTATGATGAATACCTCGGAAGAGATTAATAAAGCGAAGGCAGTCCTCATCATTGGAGCCAACATTACAGAGACCAATCCGGTCGCGAGTTTGCGGGTGAAGTCGGCTATGGGGCTGTATAAGGCTCAAACTATTGTTGTGGATTCAATGCAAACCAATATCGCGAAATTGGCCTCTCACCCTATGATGGTGAAGCCAGGGACCGAGGGCCTGTTTATTCAAGGTCTAGTGAAGTCGGTCATGGATCAGGATTTGATCGACGAAGAAGCCACGTCGGCATTTCCAGAAGCCTTGAATTCACTAAGACAGGCTGTTGGTGTGCTCTCCCTTGAGAATGTTGCCAACCAGACCGGTGTGAATCCTGACCAAATCCATGAGGCTGCTCGAATTTTTGCAGAGGCGTCCCGGTCGATCATCATTTGCGGGGAGGGCATTCTCCGACATGCCGGAGGCTATCAACATATGTTGAATCTTATCGATCTGGCCTGGGTAACAGGAAAGCTCGGTCGAAAGGGATGCGGCATAAACACTTATACCGAGGAAGCCAATGAACAAGGAGCGGTTGATATGGGCGTCGCACCGGAGTTTCTTCCCGGTCCGGTTTCCTTCACTGATTCTCAAGCCCGGGAGACATTTGCTCGTATCTGGGGCAACAATCTTCCGGATGTTGACCGTGGAGCCAATCTCACGGAAATCCTTGACCGCTGTCAAATTGGTGAAATTAAGGCGCTCTATCTGGTTGGCGAAAATCCATTGGAGACCCTTCCCGCCTCCTATGATGTTACAAGTGCATTAGCGAAGTTGGAAGTTCTCATTTGCCAGGACCCCTTCATGACGGAAATCGCCAAAATGGCCCATGTCGTTTTTCCTGCTTCAACATTTGCGGAAAAAGACGGCACAGTGACCAATCAGGAGGGAAAGGTCCAATTTCTCCGTCCGGCTCTAGATTCTCTTGGCGAAAGTACTTTGGATTGGCACATTATGGTCGGAATGGCCAACGGGTTGGGCTCGCCCATGGAATACGAAACGACCCAGGATATTCAAAATGAAATCCGAAAAGTCCTACCGGGTTATTACAATCTGGGGAAGGTTGCCCACGAAGCTCCAGACCTTTCGGGATATTTCTCGAAGGCTTTTCCAGAGGAGGTTGCCTCGCGGTATTCCGTAGTGAGGAAGAGTCCCACTCAACGGACTTTTGCCTTACGCATGATTCAATTAATTTATCATTCGGGAAAACTTTCCACCCGGGCATCCGGCCTCATGGAAATTTCACCAAATTCGTCACGTCTTCGAATGAGCGCCCAGGACTTCAATGATCTTGGTCTGAGTGCTCATGATCGGGTGCGGATCACTTCAGAGCAGGGCGAAGTGGAGATGGGAGTGGAAGTGGATATGTCTATGATGTCAGGGACTTGTGCGGTTCCCGAACATTTCAATGATCCACCGGTGAAAGACCTGATGTCGCATCAGGTCGATCCTGTCACAGGGGTTCCCTATTTCAAGTTGACCTATGTTTCTATTGAAAAGGCCTGATCAGAAAGACCAGTCACCAGACAATGAGTAGGTCTAGCGAGACAAAAAAGTTTTTCGACGCCGTGCTGTTCAAAGAAATCTGGACTGCCATGAAGGTGACGTTTAAGCATATGCTGCATCGCCCTATCACCTTTCAATATCCACGGGAGAAACGAACGATTCCTGACGCCCATCGTGGCGCACTTTGCCTGCTACGCTATGAAGATGCGACAGAACGCTGTGTGGGTTGCGATTTGTGTGAAGCGGCTTGTCCTTCACGCTGTATTAAGGTTATCAGCGAAGAAGACAAAACTCTCCCCCTCCAACGGTATGCCTCCGAATTTTACATCGACATTACGAAGTGCGTGTTTTGTGGATACTGTGTCGAAGCCTGTCCGGTAAATGCCCTGGCGATGACGAAGGTCTATGAATTTTCGACTCATGATAAGAGGACCCTCCTCTTTGACAAGGCGCGGCTCTACCAAATTGGAGAGCGTCATATAGATGATGCCAAAAAGTACCTCTATGCTCATAACCAAGAGAAGGAAGGGGAGGAAGGCCGCGCCTACCGCTACCATTTCCCTGTTTCAATAAAAAGCACCCAGGAACCGTAGTTTCATCATGATATGGCTTCTTTTTGGATATTTTGCCACGGTAAGTGTCGTGGCAGGGGTTTTGACTGTGGCATTGCGAAATGCCGTGCATTGCGCTATGGCCTTGCTGACGCTCCTGCTCCATGTGGCGGGTCTGTTTGTCCTGTTGAATGCGGAATTCCTTTTTGCGGTGCAAATCATCGTGTATGCCGGAGCGATTCTTATTTTGTATCTTTTCGTGTTGATGTTGATGAATTTAAAAACGGAGGACCAGCATCTTCATAAAAAATATGCCCTCCTGTTGTTTGCCGGAATGGCAATTTTTGGAGAACTTCTGATTCTTTTGGTGCAATCTCCCTATGGAGGTGTGATTGGAACGGCGACGCCTGACCTCATCCTGCAAACGGGGCCCAGCCACGCCATTGGAATCACGATGTTTAGTGATTATTTGTTGCTTTTTGAAGTGATTGGGATTTTCCTGTTAGGGGCCGTGATTGGCGCAATCGTCCTTGCTAAAACACCGGCGAAGACTGACCCCCAAGAAGAACCCGTCGTTTCTTCCATGCCCTAAAGCCCGGTAACGATGATTCCCCTTTCTGCCTATGTG includes these proteins:
- a CDS encoding molybdopterin-dependent oxidoreductase, translated to MGLKPVTTPDVEAATIELTLDGEVVQAKEGVSLYDVISSTGKIVPAMCYHYTFDPFGSCGMCLVLQEGKKAPVRSCTAKAAAGMVIQTEGEDLFLARKKAVEKHLSVHPLDCPVCDADGHCELQDMAFQHGVTNLANAKQKNIPEDTRSLVLDFNMNRCIACGECINICKDVLRIDALQFMKKGGFTQVVAKGDQALDCEFCGDCLAVCPVGAITNKFSKYAYKPWQLKKTTTTCNYCGDGCQIYVETKDTEVVRVTSPLSWKNKWGDRTDTINGHDGICVRGRFGFQFIDSATRLKTPLVRTESGLQPSPWLDALDMASGRLAHVKAQYGAQAIAGLITARCTNEDLYVFQKFMRSVIGTNHLDSSARYGHLNFVRAIKHALGLHRMMNTSEEINKAKAVLIIGANITETNPVASLRVKSAMGLYKAQTIVVDSMQTNIAKLASHPMMVKPGTEGLFIQGLVKSVMDQDLIDEEATSAFPEALNSLRQAVGVLSLENVANQTGVNPDQIHEAARIFAEASRSIIICGEGILRHAGGYQHMLNLIDLAWVTGKLGRKGCGINTYTEEANEQGAVDMGVAPEFLPGPVSFTDSQARETFARIWGNNLPDVDRGANLTEILDRCQIGEIKALYLVGENPLETLPASYDVTSALAKLEVLICQDPFMTEIAKMAHVVFPASTFAEKDGTVTNQEGKVQFLRPALDSLGESTLDWHIMVGMANGLGSPMEYETTQDIQNEIRKVLPGYYNLGKVAHEAPDLSGYFSKAFPEEVASRYSVVRKSPTQRTFALRMIQLIYHSGKLSTRASGLMEISPNSSRLRMSAQDFNDLGLSAHDRVRITSEQGEVEMGVEVDMSMMSGTCAVPEHFNDPPVKDLMSHQVDPVTGVPYFKLTYVSIEKA
- a CDS encoding NADH-quinone oxidoreductase subunit J gives rise to the protein MIWLLFGYFATVSVVAGVLTVALRNAVHCAMALLTLLLHVAGLFVLLNAEFLFAVQIIVYAGAILILYLFVLMLMNLKTEDQHLHKKYALLLFAGMAIFGELLILLVQSPYGGVIGTATPDLILQTGPSHAIGITMFSDYLLLFEVIGIFLLGAVIGAIVLAKTPAKTDPQEEPVVSSMP
- a CDS encoding NADH-quinone oxidoreductase subunit A, which gives rise to MSGSDLLLEYLTKYLPILIFVGLAMGFGLVTLVLSHLVQPKYPEPEKLSTYECGSEPFSDSRMPFPIRYYVIAMLFVIFDIEVIFLYPWAITFNQLGVIGFIEMMIFIGLFVVAYVYAWRKGALEWD
- a CDS encoding NADH-quinone oxidoreductase subunit C, coding for MHPIAEKIQSRFPEGFVGANEWRGDLTVTVRREALHEVCSYIRKDPDLDYDYMVHVSSVDWPDDEERFEVVYEVYSIRKRHRIRIKTRVPEHDCLVDSMTDLWMGADFMEREVFDMMGIRFNHHPDLRRILMPDDYTEGYPLRKDFPVQGKGWRDTFDFLNDPT
- the nuoD gene encoding NADH dehydrogenase (quinone) subunit D, which translates into the protein MMKLEDQRTTVYKVDPNNPETESLPTLRTEELLLNMGPQHPSTHGVLKVILELEGERIVKSTPVLGFLHRGVEKLAEDGTYHQFIPHTDRLDYVCAMYNNFAYCRAVEKLMDITVPDRAEYLRTLVAEVQRIIGHLFWLGTQALDIGAMTVFFYTFRDREILLDWFDELCGARLTTSWYRIGGVERDFTPSLIDKVQKFLDYFPPKIEEYVVFLEKNRIWLARTRGVAVISAEDALSFGLSGPTLRGSGVDYDLRKYEPYSAYPKCEFSVPVGKNGDTYDRYWIRIEEMRESVKIVQQCLNQMKPGPIMADVPSVTLPPKDRVFTNLESMIQQFKLFSQGFDAPAGEIYCGTEAHKGELGFYIVSTGGGRPYRLKIRAPSFIHMGAFDYMAKGYMIADAVTIFGTYDIVMGECDR
- a CDS encoding NADH-quinone oxidoreductase subunit B, with product MGLIQIGKPPKDGELGVMTLSLEKVVNWARKGSLWPMTFGLACCAIEMIAAVSSRYDIDRYGAGVFRASPRQSDLMIVAGTVCRRMAPVIRKIYDQMPEPKYVISMGSCATSGNIYDSYSVVQGVDRFVPVDIYVPGCPPTPEALFDGILKLQDRIMQKRVFTKQPEQVKV
- the nuoI gene encoding NADH-quinone oxidoreductase subunit NuoI → MSRSSETKKFFDAVLFKEIWTAMKVTFKHMLHRPITFQYPREKRTIPDAHRGALCLLRYEDATERCVGCDLCEAACPSRCIKVISEEDKTLPLQRYASEFYIDITKCVFCGYCVEACPVNALAMTKVYEFSTHDKRTLLFDKARLYQIGERHIDDAKKYLYAHNQEKEGEEGRAYRYHFPVSIKSTQEP